In Saccharomyces cerevisiae S288C chromosome XV, complete sequence, the following proteins share a genomic window:
- the MET22 gene encoding 3'(2'),5'-bisphosphate nucleotidase (Bisphosphate-3'-nucleotidase; involved in salt tolerance and methionine biogenesis; dephosphorylates 3'-phosphoadenosine-5'-phosphate and 3'-phosphoadenosine-5'-phosphosulfate, intermediates of the sulfate assimilation pathway; human homolog BPNT1 complements yeast null mutant), translating into MALERELLVATQAVRKASLLTKRIQSEVISHKDSTTITKNDNSPVTTGDYAAQTIIINAIKSNFPDDKVVGEESSSGLSDAFVSGILNEIKANDEVYNKNYKKDDFLFTNDQFPLKSLEDVRQIIDFGNYEGGRKGRFWCLDPIDGTKGFLRGEQFAVCLALIVDGVVQLGCIGCPNLVLSSYGAQDLKGHESFGYIFRAVRGLGAFYSPSSDAESWTKIHVRHLKDTKDMITLEGVEKGHSSHDEQTAIKNKLNISKSLHLDSQAKYCLLALGLADVYLRLPIKLSYQEKIWDHAAGNVIVHEAGGIHTDAMEDVPLDFGNGRTLATKGVIASSGPRELHDLVVSTSCDVIQSRNA; encoded by the coding sequence ATGGCATTGGAAAGAGAATTATTGGTTGCAACTCAAGCTGTACGAAAGGCGTCTTTATTGACTAAGAGAATTCAATCTGAAGTGATTTCTCACAAGGACTCCACTACTATTACCAAGAATGATAATTCTCCAGTAACCACAGGTGATTATGCTGCACAAACGATCATCATAAATGCTATCAAGAGCAATTTTCCTGATGATAAGGTAGTTGGTGAAGAATCCTCATCAGGATTGAGCGACGCATTCGTCTCAGGAATTTTAAACGAAATAAAAGCCAATGACGAAGTTTATAACAAGAATTATAAAAAGGATGATTTTCTGTTTACAAACGATCAGTTTCCGCTAAAATCTTTGGAGGACGTCAGGCAAATCATCGATTTCGGCAATTACGAAGGTGgtagaaaaggaagatttTGGTGTTTGGATCCTATTGACGGAACCAAGGGGTTTTTAAGAGGTGAACAGTTTGCAGTATGTCTGGCCTTAATTGTGGACGGTGTTGTTCAGCTTGGTTGTATTGGATGCCCCAACTTAGTTTTAAGTTCTTATGGGGCCCAAGATTTGAAAGGCCATGAGTCATTTGGTTATATCTTTCGTGCTGTTAGAGGTTTAGGTGCCTTCTATTCTCCATCTTCAGATGCAGAGTCATGGACCAAAATCCACGTTAGACACTTAAAAGACACTAAAGACATGATTACTTTAGAGGGAGTTGAAAAGGGACACTCCTCTCATGATGAACAAACTGCtatcaaaaacaaactaAATATATCCAAATCTTTGCACTTGGATTCTCAAGCCAAGTACTGTTTGTTAGCATTGGGCTTAGCAGACGTATATTTACGTCTGCCTATCAAACTTTCTTACCAAGAAAAGATCTGGGACCATGCTGCAGGCAACGTTATTGTCCATGAAGCTGGAGGTATCCATACAGATGCCATGGAAGATGTTCCTCTAGACTTCGGTAACGGTAGAACGCTAGCTACGAAGGGAGTTATAGCGTCAAGTGGCCCACGCGAGTTACATGACTTGGTGGTGTCTACATCATGCGATGTCATTCAGTCAAGAAACGCCTAA
- the HST1 gene encoding histone deacetylase HST1 (NAD(+)-dependent histone deacetylase; essential subunit of the Sum1p/Rfm1p/Hst1p complex required for ORC-dependent silencing and meiotic repression; non-essential subunit of the Set3C deacetylase complex; involved in telomere maintenance; HST1 has a paralog, SIR2, that arose from the whole genome duplication) → MNILLMQRIVSFILVVSQGRYFHVGELTMTMLKRPQEEESDNNATKKLKTRLTYPCILGKDKVTGKFIFPAITKDDVMNARLFLKDNDLKTFLEYFLPVEVNSIYIYFMIKLLGFDVKDKELFMALNSNITSNKERSSAELSSIHAKAEDEDELTDPLEKKHAVKLIKDLQKAINKVLSTRLRLPNFNTIDHFTATLRNAKKILVLTGAGVSTSLGIPDFRSSEGFYSKIRHLGLEDPQDVFNLDIFLQDPSVFYNIAHMVLPPENMYSPLHSFIKMLQDKGKLLRNYTQNIDNLESYAGIDPDKLVQCHGSFATASCVTCHWQIPGEKIFENIRNLELPLCPYCYQKRKQYFPMSNGNNTVQTNINFNSPILKSYGVLKPDMTFFGEALPSRFHKTIRKDILECDLLICIGTSLKVAPVSEIVNMVPSHVPQILINRDMVTHAEFDLNLLGFCDDVASLVAKKCHWDIPHKKWQDLKKIDYNCTEIDKGTYKIKKQPRKKQQ, encoded by the coding sequence atgAACATATTGCTAATGCAACGGATAGttagttttattttggtGGTTAGTCAAGGGCGATACTTTCATGTTGGAGAGCTGACCATGACAATGTTGAAAAGACctcaagaagaagagtcAGATAATAATGCTAcgaagaagctgaaaaCGAGATTAACGTACCCTTGTATCCTCGGGAAGGATAAGGTGACGGGCAAATTCATCTTTCCTGCAATCACTAAAGATGATGTTATGAATGCAAGACTGTTTTTGAAGGACAAcgatttgaaaacttttttagaatattttttgccAGTGGAAGTCAACTCGATCTACATTTATTTCATGATAAAATTGCTGGGATTCGACGTCAAAGATAAAGAACTATTTATGGCGTTAAACTCTAATATCACTTCTAATAAAGAACGTTCTAGTGCGGAACTATCGTCTATACATGCAAAAGCTGAAGATGAGGACGAGTTGACCGATCCCTTAGAGAAAAAGCATGCAGTAAAATTAATCAAAGATTTACAAAAAGCCATAAATAAAGTCCTTAGTACAAGGCTTCGATTACCCAACTTCAATACGATTGATCATTTCACCGCCACTTTGCGTAAcgccaaaaaaattttggttCTGACGGGCGCTGGAGTTTCCACTTCTTTAGGTATTCCCGATTTTAGATCATCTGAGGGGTTTTATTCTAAGATCCGACACCTTGGATTGGAAGACCCTCAGGATGTTTTCAACTTGGATATATTCTTACAGGACCCTTCTGTTTTTTACAATATTGCCCATATGGTTTTACCACCAGAGAACATGTATTCTCCGTTGCACAGCTTCATTAAAATGCTACAAGACAAGGGCAAACTATTAAGAAACTACACACAGAATATAGATAACTTAGAATCGTATGCAGGGATAGATCCTGATAAATTAGTGCAATGTCACGGTTCATTCGCCACTGCATCTTGTGTGACTTGCCATTGGCAAATACCTGGTGAGAAAATATTCGAAAATATTAGAAACCTTGAACTACCATTATGTCCCTACTgttatcaaaaaagaaaacaatattttcCTATGAGTAATGGCAATAATACGGTGCAAACAAACATAAATTTCAACTCACCCATTTTAAAGTCGTATGGTGTTTTGAAACCAGACATGACATTTTTTGGCGAGGCCCTGCCATCGCGATTTCATAAGACCATCCGCAAAGATATACTGGAATGCGATCTATTGATTTGTATAGGAACAAGTTTGAAAGTGGCTCCTGTGTCTGAAATTGTCAATATGGTACCTTCACATGTTCCGCAGATTTTGATCAATAGGGATATGGTTACACATGCAGAGTTTGACTTAAACCTGTTGGGATTCTGTGATGACGTGGCCAGTCTCGTAGCTAAAAAATGCCATTGGGATATACCGCataaaaaatggcaagATCTAAAGAAGATAGATTACAACTGTACGGAAATAGATAAAGGTACGTATAAGATTAAGAAACAGCCACGAAAGAAACAACAGTaa
- the INP54 gene encoding phosphoinositide 5-phosphatase INP54 (Phosphatidylinositol 4,5-bisphosphate 5-phosphatase; role in secretion; localizes to the endoplasmic reticulum via the C-terminal tail; lacks the Sac1 domain and proline-rich region found in the other 3 INP proteins) — protein sequence MNKTNWKVSVTTFNCGKEFPVENSKAIVKQLLFPYDDGISQLELQDLYVLGFQEVVPIWQGSFPAVNRDLIDRITTTAVNCLNEKVSATQGDEQYSCLGVNSLGAITIIVLYNNNALKVKDDILKRNGKCGWFGTHLKGGTLISFQMTRNGEENWERFSYICAHLNANEGVNNRNQRIDDYKRIMSEVCDSEVAKSDHFFFLGDLNFRVTSTYDPTTNYSSTTTLRRLLENHEELNLLRKGEDEPLCKGFQELKITFPPTYKFKLFEKETYNTKRIPSWCDRILYKSYAVPTFAQEGTYHSVPRSNALLFSDHQPVNLTVRLPRSTGTPVPLSLHIEKYPLSWSSGLIGQIGDAVIGYCGWLVTKNVHYWILGSLLLYLLLKIL from the coding sequence ATGAACAAAACGAATTGGAAGGTATCTGTAACTACATTCAATTGTGGTAAGGAATTTCCCGTTGAAAATTCGAAAGCAATCGTTAAGCAATTGCTTTTCCCCTACGATGACGGCATCTCCCAATTGGAATTGCAAGATCTATATGTGTTGGGGTTCCAAGAAGTAGTCCCCATATGGCAAGGCTCCTTCCCTGCTGTTAATCGTGATTTAATCGATAGAATTACAACTACTGCGGTTAATTGTCTGAATGAAAAAGTGTCAGCTACACAAGGGGATGAGCAGTATTCATGTTTAGGGGTGAATAGTCTTGGGGCGATTACCATAATAGTATTatacaataataatgcGCTAAAGGTAAAagatgatattttgaaacGGAATGGGAAATGCGGTTGGTTTGGTACACACTTGAAAGGTGGAACTTTGATAAGTTTTCAGATGACACGCAATGGCGAGGAGAACTGGGAAAGATTTAGCTATATTTGTGCTCATTTAAATGCAAATGAAGGTGTCAACaatagaaatcaaagaataGATGATTACAAACGAATAATGAGTGAAGTGTGTGATTCTGAGGTTGCAAAAAGCGAccactttttctttctagGCGATTTGAATTTTAGGGTTACTAGTACTTATGATCCAACTACCAATTATTCGTCCACCACAACGTTAAGGCGTCTATTAGAAAATCATGAAGAACTAAATCTGCTACGTAAAGGAGAGGATGAACCGTTATGCAAAGGTTTTCAGGAGCTGAAGATAACATTTCCACCGACATACAAATTCAAGTTGtttgaaaaggaaacatATAATACAAAAAGAATCCCGTCGTGGTGCGATAGGATTCTCTACAAAAGCTATGCAGTGCCAACTTTCGCACAAGAAGGTACTTACCATTCCGTCCCTAGGTCCAATGCTCTATTATTTAGCGATCATCAACCCGTTAATCTTACCGTAAGATTACCAAGGTCTACAGGGACGCCAGTGCCGTTATCCTTACATATCGAAAAGTATCCTTTATCATGGAGCTCTGGCCTGATTGGACAAATTGGTGACGCAGTCATCGGGTACTGCGGTTGGCTAGTTACTAAGAATGTACATTATTGGATATTAGGTTCTTTACTATTATATTTACTATTAAAAATCCTGTAA
- the RTG1 gene encoding Rtg1p (Transcription factor (bHLH) involved in interorganelle communication; contributes to communication between mitochondria, peroxisomes, and nucleus; target of Hog1p; activated in stochastic pulses of nuclear localization): MSSIPAGTDPGSCGANFKNDRKRRDKINDRIQELLSIIPKDFFRDYYGNSGSNDTLSESTPGALGLSSKAKGTGTKDGKPNKGQILTQAVEYISHLQNQVDTQNREEVELMVKATQLAKQTGTIVNDINLENTSAEVALSRIGVGPLAATNDDSVRPPAKRLSSFEYGGYGEYGNGS; this comes from the coding sequence ATGAGCAGCATTCCAGCTGGCACTGATCCTGGGTCCTGCGGTGCTAATTTCAAGAATGACCGCAAGCGCAGAGATAAGATCAACGACCGTATTCAAGAACTATTGAGTATCATTCCCAAAGACTTCTTTAGAGATTATTACGGCAATTCTGGTAGCAATGACACGTTAAGTGAATCCACTCCCGGTGCGCTTGGGTTGTCCAGCAAGGCCAAAGGTACAGGGACCAAGGACGGAAAGCCCAACAAGGGCCAAATTCTCACACAGGCGGTAGAGTACATATCACATCTACAAAATCAAGTGGACACACAGAACAGAGAGGAGGTGGAACTGATGGTGAAGGCCACTCAGTTGGCCAAGCAGACAGGCACCATTGTCAACGATATAAACTTAGAGAACACCAGCGCTGAAGTCGCCCTGTCCAGGATTGGCGTGGGACCGCTGGCCGCAACAAATGATGACTCAGTAAGACCGCCAGCAAAGAGGTTGAGCTCCTTCGAGTACGGAGGGTATGGTGAGTACGGTAATGGTAGCTAA
- the CRT10 gene encoding Crt10p (Protein required for the degradation of mutant 25S rRNAs; functions in Mms1 pathway of nonfunctional 25S rRNA decay; expression induced by DNA damage and null mutations confer increased resistance to hydroxyurea; N-terminal region has a leucine repeat and a WD40 repeat), translated as MPPQIPNENDDLFTRWLKSRAIIQRAVSTRECFDSEVFLASGGWNITNEIITLKKYYQLKWPNSSCNSFHPKTVEFIKERLHNLEEHDSSWKIPNPAYSFKKAFLEDTKSAFSNLEPVWGPSRLLNPAELLLPQDEKLLVQEIPLEFAPFQYTNRFAYGGLQFKNNLFVTYGSYSFLAAGQCVEVHNFDILLNVSSLEICHALLPVIIPDDGDVRNFRNSSYVKFKDTQFNSIPELCSINFMKICNFMHQDFLLACGDNGIVYIWEINKVIKIFNKFTSDILGGKDNSRERYINVDPYMVLRVEESCWSVDVIDINGIIYIAVGHNKPGVTVFAFDKDVKKERRYIRPLDLPSSHNVPCVNFVPNSKDSVGYITLSYCSIFGNVVTVKLKEHDCTILTSFLDTQFFGDDLWTITPLTKKDFAKVDNFELLNLNYQDGFKESMLYSICRDDFLLGYYCDNAYLSGNFGIGTLLNQFQVPVTDLRLTSSAGIPDEVIPLRFTSFDRNYTTTGSIKYEYSREDFALILHAGDLDDMNDAVTKNTSCEQHLHQWTFWEDSGYKHYRATERGFSKYKDIINTFPQLITPSGRNKTSQYQNTSGRKICEPSTYKLTDLENDIEDISREFNRSIRNLKMDKQRQLRTSKEFKSLSSVNHIPNIESGNFLWYNTDAAADWRTLFGKDLNTVLKDPEICSLQLNSTEEDDVNSDPENEESGSSLTSFQRRYRDTEQRAHLKSESQKSWGFHNYVRNVKRLLESAVPGSEDSPLGYQLSEMHDEFFFLTTAHRLVLMKANPLIIISATHHEIFPLDGVVTCASKSLLQALNRINFVCHIKELNCIAVASQLGLISLLRLTEYRGIYSFRQEYILGWEVQDPVNPSPECRCNRNLFDAPMYGADGESSDTYCGVCDVYFPMGDICGLDYTYASDSEELKRKGYATLYVASRGSLRAFKITTEHGTTQQ; from the coding sequence ATGCCCCCTCAGATTCccaatgaaaatgatgatcTCTTTACAAGGTGGCTTAAGTCTCGGGCCATCATACAAAGGGCAGTATCGACAAGAGAGTGCTTTGACTCAGAAGTATTTCTGGCGTCTGGTGGCTGGAATATAACGAATGAGATAATAACGttaaagaaatattatcaACTCAAGTGGCCAAACTCCAGTTGCAATTCGTTTCATCCAAAAACCGTGGAGTTTATTAAAGAACGATTACACAACCTAGAAGAACATGACTCTTCATGGAAAATCCCAAATCCTGCTTACTCATTCAAGAAAGCCTTCTTGGAGGATACTAAATCTGCATTTTCCAACTTAGAACCCGTCTGGGGACCATCAAGGCTTTTGAATCCAGCTGAATTACTATTGCCACAGGACGAAAAACTACTTGTTCAAGAGATACCACTAGAGTTCGCACCTTTTCAATACACAAATAGGTTTGCTTATGGTGGTTTGCAGTTCAAGAACAATTTGTTCGTCACTTATGGGAGTTATTCCTTCCTGGCTGCCGGTCAATGCGTCGAAGTTCATAATTTCGATATACTATTGAACGTTTCGTCATTAGAAATATGTCACGCCTTATTGCCCGTGATAATACCAGATGACGGAGATGTAAGAAACTTCCGCAATTCATCATATGTGAAATTTAAGGATACACAGTTCAACAGCATACCTGAACTATGTTCTATCAACTTTATGAAGATTTGTAACTTCATGCATCAAGATTTTCTACTAGCTTGCGGTGACAACGGAATCGTTTATATCTGGGAAATCAACAAAGTTATTAAgatatttaataaatttaCTTCGGATATCTTGGGAGGCAAAGATAACAGCCGGGAAAGATACATAAATGTTGATCCATATATGGTGTTAAGAGTAGAGGAATCTTGTTGGAGTGTTGATGTAATAGATATAAATGGCATCATATATATCGCTGTTGGCCATAACAAGCCTGGAGTTACAGTCTTTGCATTCGATAAAGATGTAAAGAAGGAAAGACGGTACATTCGGCCTCTAGATCTTCCCTCATCTCACAATGTTCCTTGTGTTAACTTTGTTCCTAATTCAAAAGATTCTGTTGGATATATTACATTAAGTTATTGTTCTATATTTGGGAATGTTGTTACCGTTAAATTAAAGGAGCATGATTGTACCATTTTAACGAGTTTCCTTGATACTCAATTTTTTGGCGACGACTTATGGACAATAACTCCACTGACTAAGAAGGATTTTGCGAAAGTTGACAATTTCGAATTGTTGAATCTTAACTACCAAGACGGTTTCAAAGAAAGCATGTTATATTCTATTTGCCGAGATGATTTTTTACTTGGGTATTACTGTGATAACGCCTACCTCTCTGGGAATTTCGGTATTGGTACATTACTCAATCAATTTCAGGTTCCTGTCACAGACCTACGACTGACTTCTTCAGCAGGGATCCCCGATGAAGTTATACCATTAAGATTTACCTCATTTGATAGAAATTACACTACAACGGGCTCGATAAAATACGAGTACAGCAGAGAGGATTTTGCACTTATTTTACATGCCGGTGACTTAGACGATATGAATGATGCAGTGACAAAAAACACCTCATGTGAACAGCATTTACACCAATGGACATTTTGGGAGGATTCTGGTTATAAACATTATCGTGCTACTGAGCGTGGATTTTCGAAATACAAGGATATTATTAATACTTTTCCACAGTTGATAACTCCTAgtggaagaaataaaacatCGCAATATCAAAACACTTCTGGGAGAAAGATCTGTGAGCCGTCTACTTATAAACTTACTGATCTCgaaaatgatattgaagataTATCTCGCGAATTTAATAGAAGTATTCgtaatttgaaaatggatAAACAAAGACAACTACGAACTTCAAAAGAGTTCAAATCGCTAAGTTCAGTAAATCATATACCAAATATTGAATCGGGAAACTTTTTATGGTACAACACCGATGCCGCTGCCGATTGGAGAACACTTTTTGGCAAGGATTTGAACACGGTCTTGAAGGACCCAGAAATTTGTAGCCTTCAACTGAACTCTACAGAAGAGGACGATGTCAATAGCGACcctgaaaatgaagaatctGGTAGCAGCTTAACAAGTTTCCAGCGAAGATATAGGGATACTGAACAGCGTGCTCACTTGAAATCAGAATCGCAGAAATCTTGGGGGTTCCACAACTATGTAAGAAACGTCAAGCGGTTATTAGAGTCAGCAGTACCGGGCTCAGAAGATTCGCCTCTTGGGTATCAACTATCCGAAATGCACGACGAGTTCTTCTTCCTAACCACAGCCCATAGGCTGGTGTTGATGAAAGCAAATCCACTCATAATTATATCAGCAACTCATCATGAGATTTTTCCCTTAGATGGTGTTGTGACGTGTGCTTCCAAGTCGCTGCTCCAAGCACTAAACAGAATAAATTTTGTGTGTCACATCAAAGAACTAAATTGCATAGCCGTGGCTTCACAATTGGGTCTCATTTCATTACTAAGACTAACAGAGTACAGAGGCATCTATTCGTTTAGACAAGAGTATATTCTTGGATGGGAAGTCCAAGACCCTGTTAACCCTAGTCCAGAGTGCAGATGTAACAGGAACTTGTTTGACGCACCAATGTATGGTGCAGATGGAGAGAGCTCGGACACATACTGCGGCGTGTGCGACGTCTATTTCCCCATGGGTGATATTTGCGGACTAGATTACACTTATGCATCTGACAGTGAAGAGTTAAAACGTAAGGGATATGCTACCTTATACGTAGCATCAAGAGGCTCCTTGAGGGCATTCAAGATCACAACTGAGCATGGAACAACTCAACAATAG
- the RIB2 gene encoding bifunctional DRAP deaminase/tRNA pseudouridine synthase RIB2 (Bifunctional DRAP deaminase tRNA:pseudouridine synthase; the deaminase catalyzes the third step in riboflavin biosynthesis and the synthase catalyzes formation of pseudouridine at position 32 in cytoplasmic tRNAs; RIB2 has a paralog, PUS9, that arose from the whole genome duplication) produces MEDSNNEASDDFNNLLNKEIESAKEVKLRKFANRNNNRNENSSKVKDASGFRLRVIQTDGHKTKKTDPDYEVTIDGPLRKIEPYFFTYKTFCKERWRDRKLVDVFVSEFRDREPSYYSKTIAEGKVYLNDEPANLDTIIRDGDLITHKVHRHEPPVTSKPIDIVFEDEDILVIDKPSSIPVHPTGRYRFNTITKMLERQLGYSVHPCNRLDKPTSGLMFLAKTPLGADRMGDQMKAREVTKEYVARVKGEFPIGIVEVDKPVRSVNPKVALNAVCEMSDENAKHAKTVFQRVSYDGQTSIVKCKPLTGRTHQIRVHLQYLGFPIANDPIYSNPDIWGPDLGRGGLQNYDDIVLKLDAIGKTNPAESWIHPHSEGEYLLGRQCEECEAEMYTDPGTNDLDLWLHAFRYESLERNSDTQKPLWSYRTKYPEWALEPHRRYMEMAVKEAGKCGPTKTAFSVGAVLVHGTQVLATGYSRELPGNTHAEQCALIKYSQLHPNCPTIVPMGTVLYTTMEPCSFRLSGNEPCCDRILATQGAIGTVFVGVMEPDTFVKNNTSLNKLESHGVNYIQIPGYEEECTIIAFKGHDNSDDKA; encoded by the coding sequence ATGGAGGACTCTAATAATGAAGCCAGCGATGACTTCAACAACTTAttaaacaaagaaattgaGTCTGCAAAGGAAGTGAAGTTAAGAAAATTCGCGAACAGGAATAATAATAGGAACGAAAACAGTTCCAAAGTCAAAGATGCGAGTGGATTCAGACTGAGAGTTATTCAAACCGATGGGCACAAAACTAAAAAGACAGACCCTGATTATGAAGTGACAATTGATGGACCCTTAAGGAAGATTGAGccttattttttcacttaTAAAACTTTCTGTAAGGAGAGGTGGAGAGATCGTAAGTTGGTGGATGTATTCGTGAGCGAATTCAGGGATCGAGAGCCCAGCTATTATTCCAAAACCATTGCAGAGGGAAAAGTATACTTAAACGATGAACCTGCAAACCTTGATACCATCATTCGTGACGGTGATCTGATCACACATAAAGTACATCGACATGAACCGCCAGTCACATCTAAACCAATAGATATTGTGTttgaagacgaagataTCCTTGTCATTGATAAACCCAGCAGTATTCCAGTGCACCCAACGGGCAGATACAGATTCAATACCATTACAAAAATGCTAGAAAGACAGCTAGGTTATTCAGTACATCCATGTAATAGACTAGACAAGCCAACTAGTGGACTAATGTTTTTAGCCAAGACTCCATTAGGTGCAGATAGAATGGGAGACCAAATGAAAGCGAGGGAAGTCACCAAAGAATACGTAGCCCGCGTGAAGGGCGAGTTCCCTATAGGTATAGTAGAGGTAGATAAGCCTGTCAGATCTGTTAACCCTAAAGTTGCACTAAACGCTGTTTGCGAGATGAGCGATGAAAACGCTAAACATGCCAAGACCGTTTTCCAAAGGGTTAGCTATGATGGACAGACGAGTATTGTAAAGTGTAAACCATTGACAGGTAGAACTCACCAAATAAGAGTCCATTTGCAGTACTTGGGATTTCCCATAGCAAATGACCCTATATACTCGAACCCAGATATCTGGGGTCCAGATTTGGGCCGCGGTGGACTTCAAAACTATGATGACATCGTTCTGAAACTAGACGCTATTGGCAAGACTAATCCTGCAGAGAGCTGGATTCATCCTCATAGCGAGGGTGAATACTTGCTTGGCCGTCAGTGCGAAGAATGCGAGGCTGAAATGTACACAGATCCCGGTACTAATGATCTCGACCTCTGGCTGCATGCCTTCCGGTACGAGTCATTGGAAAGAAATTCGGATACGCAAAAACCTCTCTGGAGTTATAGAACAAAATACCCTGAATGGGCCTTAGAGCCACATCGCCGATATATGGAAATGGCCGTTAAGGAAGCTGGTAAGTGTGGCCCGACAAAGACTGCTTTTAGTGTTGGTGCCGTTCTTGTTCATGGAACTCAAGTACTTGCCACAGGATATTCAAGAGAGCTACCAGGAAACACTCATGCAGAACAGTGTGCTTTGATAAAGTACTCGCAGTTACACCCGAACTGTCCCACTATAGTCCCTATGGGAACAGTGCTCTATACAACCATGGAACCCTGTTCCTTCAGGCTAAGTGGCAATGAGCCTTGCTGCGATAGAATCCTGGCCACCCAAGGTGCCATTGGTACTGTCTTCGTGGGGGTTATGGAGCCCGATACATTTGTTAAAAACAATACAAGTTTGAACAAGCTGGAATCGCACGGTGTGAACTACATACAAATACCAGGCTACGAGGAGGAGTGCACCATCATTGCCTTCAAAGGCCACGATAATAGTGACGACAAAGCTTAG